The Sebastes fasciatus isolate fSebFas1 chromosome 13, fSebFas1.pri, whole genome shotgun sequence genome includes a region encoding these proteins:
- the LOC141781571 gene encoding mediator of RNA polymerase II transcription subunit 15-like: MEVPGPDSDWRSPQFRQKVVAQIEEAMRKAGTAHTKSSNDMENHVYVKAKSREEYLSLVARLIIHFRDIHKKTLGGPDPMNALTNLTGVGGGPGAIGMGPRPTGAPVGGMGAMGQLQIGQHAMAGVAGNPQAIGGQGQMPMQQMVQQQQVQQQQQQQQQQSIQFQQFQQVQQQNAMQQQQQQQNAAIQQQFQAQQQLRVQQMQQQQHHQNQQLQQQHQNQQQQQQQAQSQQQQQQQNQQMHQTRIQQQQMDECWEV; encoded by the exons TGAGGAGGCGATGAGGAAGGCAGGAACCGCACACACCAAGTCGAGCAACGACATGGAGAACCACGTTTATGTCAAAGCCAAATCCAGA gaGGAGTATTTATCTCTGGTGGCGAGGCTGATCATACACTTCAGAGACATCC ACAAGAAGACACTCGGAGGTCCAG ATCCCATGAATGCCCTGACTAACCTGACAGGGGTAGGAGGGGGCCCGGGCGCCATCGGCATGGGGCCTCGCCCCACCGGGGCTCCAGTGGGTGGCATGGGGGCCATGGGGCAGCTGCAGATAGGCCAGCATGCCATGGCAGGGGTGGCTGGAAACCCACAAGCCA TAGGGGGACAAGGACAGATGCCCATGCAGCAgatggtgcagcagcagcaggtgcagcagcagcagcagcaacagcagcagcagtccatCCAGTTCCAGCAGTTCCAGCAGGTCCAGCAGCAGAACGCcatgcagcaacagcagcagcagcagaacgcCGCCATCCAGCAGCAGTTCCAGgcgcagcagcagctgagggtgcagcagatgcagcagcagcagcaccaccagaaCCAGCAacttcagcagcagcaccagaaccagcagcagcagcagcagcaggcccagagccagcagcagcagcagcagcagaaccag CAGATGCACCAGACGAggatccagcagcagcagatg GATGAGTGTTGGGAGGTCTGa